In the Malassezia vespertilionis chromosome 1, complete sequence genome, one interval contains:
- the DBP3 gene encoding RNA helicase (COG:A; EggNog:ENOG503NV0I): protein MSTGMSSKREREEDDALLKKKMKKGKGEKKDKKDKKDKKDKKDKKDKKDKRKVEQKDEKSTEESSTFVSSSVYPGTSAAEAQAFLTENNITIETPEESDKLPPRPMLHFLELDGKVDRKLKKCIDSEGFTKPTLIQSCCWPVLLQGNDIVGIAETGSGKTLAFGIPALQHVIQSSSKKNKNMIQVLVIAPTRELAIQTRDNLARVSEPLGFGTFCLYGGVSKHEQLKEMRNNPLPVRIVVGTPGRVLDLAREGSVDLSNVSYLTLDEADRMLDRGFEPDIRAIIGMTKAHDQGRHTNMFSATWPPAVRGLAETFMQAPVRVTVGSDVLSANRKVAQQVEVLDDGRAKERRLNAVLHSLNAQKSSDKILIFALYKKEAQRVENTLRRSGYSVSGIHGDLNQHDRMASLEAFKFGKTPLLVATDVAARGLDIPNVELVINYTFPLTVEDYVHRIGRTGRGGKTGKALTFFTEEDKAHAGELIRVLKDADQPVPEALSRFPTTIKRKTHSSYGDHYKELVPGKAKKITFDDD, encoded by the coding sequence ATGAGCACTGGCATGAGCAGCAAGCGAGAGCGCGAGGAAGACGATGCTCTTCTAAAGAAGAAGATGAAAAAAGGCAAGGGTGAAAAGAAGGACAAGAAGGACAAGAAGGACAAGAAGGATAAGAAGGATAAGAAGGATAAGAAGGACAAGCGCAAAGTGGAACAAAAAGACGAGAAATCGACCGAGGAGTCGTCCACATTTGTTTCTTCTTCTGTTTATCCTGGTACGAGTGCTGCAGAGGCACAAGCTTTCCTCACCGAAAACAACATCACCATTGAAACTCCTGAAGAATCGGATAAActtcctcctcgtccaaTGCTTCACTTTCTCGAGTTGGATGGCAAGGTGGATCGCAAATTGAAAAAATGCATTGACTCGGAGGGTTTTACGAAACCCACATTGATTCAATCGTGCTGCTGGCCCGTTCTTCTCCAAGGGAACGATATCGTTGGTATCGCAGAAACAGGCTCGGGCAAGACGCTCGCGTTTGGTATTCCAGCATTACAGCATGTCATTCAGAGCTCCTCAAAAAAAAATAAGAATATGATACAAGTGCTTGTCATTGCGCCCACGCGTGAATTGGCTATTCAAACACGCGACAACCTGGCACGCGTCAGCGAACCGCTCGGTTTTGGCACATTCTGCTTGTACGGTGGCGTCTCGAAGCACGAACAGCTGAAAGAGATGCGAAACAACCCGCTGCCTGTGCGGATTGTTGTCGGCACGCCCGGGCGCGTCCTCGATTTGGCCCGCGAAGGGTCCGTTGACTTGAGTAACGTAAGCTATCTTACGTTGGACGAGGCAGACCGGATGCTTGACAGAGGATTTGAGCCTGATATTCGCGCGATTATTGGCATGACCAAAGCGCATGACCAAGGCCGACACACGAACATGTTTAGTGCTACCTGGCCACCTGCGGTGCGTGGGCTTGCGGAGACATTTATGCAGGCGCCTGTGCGTGTCACTGTAGGCAGCGATGTGTTGAGTGCCAACCGCAAAGTCGCACAACAAGTCGAAGTTTTGGATGATGGACGTGCAAAAGAACGCCGTCTTAATGCCGTGCTGCACTCGCTCAATGCACAAAAATCGTCAGACAAGATTTTAATTTTTGCGTTGTACAAGaaggaggcgcagcgtgtggAGAATAcgttgcggcgctctgGTTACAGTGTATCGGGAATTCATGGCGATTTGAACCAGCATGACCGCATGGCAAGTCTTGAAGCTTTTAAGTTTGGCAAAACACCGTTGCTAGTGGCAACCGATGttgccgcgcgtggatTAGATATTCCAAACGTGGAACTTGTAATCAATTATACTTTCCCGCTGACCGTTGAAGACTACGTCCATCGCATTGGTCGCACCGGTCGGGGCGGGAAAACAGGCAAAGCGCTCACATTTTTTACTGAAGAAGACAAGGCTCATGCTGGTGAACTGATTCGTGTGCTTAAGGATGCGGACCAGCCTGTACCCGAAGCATTGAGCAGATTCCCTACCACCATTAAACGCAAGACACATTCAAGTTATGGAGATCACTACAAGGAGCTAGTACCTGGGAAAGCTAAAAAGATCACTTTTGATGATGACTGA
- the PHO91 gene encoding low-affinity phosphate transporter (COG:U; EggNog:ENOG503NVM5; TransMembrane:13 (o390-414i426-443o449-469i490-513o533-560i572-592o612-638i659-676o682-705i712-730o750-783i795-818o838-862i)): MKFSHSLQLNSLPEWSDKYINYQHLKKVVYSLERAQYSGSAQEVPELLGGDHFENESEHLLNDSPSDTDKVFVVQLDKELRKIVDFYCAKEKELVDNLDVVRDHIRMAEDEYEGNVSGADSDADLSEDLDESTAHDRRHKVASHTRRHWRSRASSDTENPTPSESSETLPLYRRWFKTFGRRGSFRRTHHRRSSAQEGSDFEFFHGGNASLYESHSDHAAPRSVWTSPDEFAIDIRLTLKREINELYNYFYELQQYAELNITGMKKILKKYDKIIASHLKERYLERVVKAKYPFQIEAKHRLEEYQEEVVHMYAHVATRNDTQQAEQQLQSQLREEVVWQRNTVWREMINIERRAQAASLEKSLIGTAAGDLLTDEVRPARVLHTRFGDIMIPSFITAGTVQLFLSVALFIMLLKNPFLRIFEKVEMQNCFAMLVFCTCLWVTEVIPLFVTSLLVPFLIVTLRVVRVEGKKGETERLGAPETSKWIFQQMFAPNVSLLLGGFTLAAALSKYGIDKVLATRVLRFAGSRPSTVLLAHMLVSCFASMWISNVAAPVLMFSLVQPILRNLPPQSPFATSLVMGIALASNIGGQTSPIASPQNLIALEYMEEPIGWLQWFAITIPVSGLSLLALWALLLWNFGTGNNILIKRIPEPNEPFQRTQWFISAVCLGTIVLWCLERSIEWIVGDMAVIAILPLVLFFGTGILTKEDFNNFLWTIVFLAMGGIALGKGVDASGLLANLNALIQRNVDGLPFWGILFLLVSIGLTVATFISHTIAAVLLVPIAAEMGASLADPHPRLLIMVTVLTASAAMGLPISGFPNMTAINLEDEVGQRYVSVKTFLRVGVPASIIATTIIATVGYSIMKLLGL, from the exons ATGAAGT TCTCTCATAGCTTGCAGCTGAACAGCTTACCAGAATGGTCTGACAAATACATCAA CTACCAACACTTGAAAAAGGTTGTATACTCGCTTGAGCGGGCGCAGTATTCCGGATCAGCGCAAGAAGTCCCGGAACTATTGGGCGGTGATCATTTTGAAAATGAGTCTGAGCACCTTTTAAATGACTCGCCATCGGATACGGACAAGGTATTCGTTGTGCAGTTGGACAAGGAGTTGCGGAAAATTGTCGACTTTTACTGCGCTAAAGAAAAAGAGCTTGTCGACAATTTGGACGTGGTCCGGGATCACATTCGTATGGCGGAAGATGAATACGAGGGGAATGTGTCTGGGGCCGACTCGGACGCAGATCTGAGCGAAGACCTCGACGAATCGACCGCGCACGATCGACGCCATAAAGTAGCATCACACACAAGACGCCACTGGAGATCTCGTGCAAGCTCCGACACTGAGAATCCTACACCAAGCGAGTCCAGCGAAACGCTTCCCTTATATCGACGCTGGTTCAAAACGTTTGGAAGGCGCGGCTCGTTCCGCAGAACGCATCATCGCCGCTCATCCGCGCAAGAAGGATCGGACTTTGAATTTTTCCATGGTGGAAATGCTAGCCTTTATGAAAGCCATTCCGATCATGCCGCGCCCCGTTCCGTTTGGACATCGCCAGACGAATTCGCGATTGATATTCGCCTTACGTTAAAGCGCGAGATCAATGAATTGTACAATTACTTTTACGAGCTGCAACAGTATGCGGAACTGAATATCACTGGTATGAAGAAGATCTTGAAAAAATACGACAAGATCATTGCCAGTCATTTGAAAGAGAGATACTTGGAGCGGGTAGTGAAGGCCAAATACCCATTCCAAATAGAGGCGAAGCATAGATTGGAGGAGTATCAAGAAGAAGTCGTACACATGTACGCGCATGTTGCAACGCGCAACGATACTCAGCAAGCGGAGCAGCAACTGCAGTCGCAACTTCGTGAGGAAGTCGTATGGCAGCGAAACACGGTCTGGCGCGAAATGATTAATATtgagcgtcgcgcacaggcCGCCTCTTTGGAAAAGAGCTTGATTGGGACTGCTGCCGGTGATTTGCTCACAGATGAAGTCCGGCCAGCGAGAGTCTTGCATACCCGTTTTGGCGACATAATGATTCCATCATTTATCACGGCAGGTACTGTGCAGCTTTTCCTTTCGGTAGCGCTGTTCATCATGTTGCTCAAAAACCCATTTCTGCGCATCTTTGAAAAAGTGGAAATGCAAAACTGCTTTGCGATGCTTGTTTTTTGCACCTGCCTATGGGTAACAGAGGTCATTCCATTGTTTGTCACCTCTCTCTTAGTCCCATTCTTGATTGTTACGCTTCGTGTGGTGCGCGTGGAAGGCAAAAAAGGAGAAACGGAAAGACTCGGAGCGCCAGAAACAAGTAAGTGGATTTTTCAGCAAATGTTTGCGCCCAATGTGTCCCTGTTGCTCGGTGGATTTACGCTTGCGGCTGCGTTGTCCAAGTATGGTATTGATAAGGTGCTTGCCACGCGAGTTTTGCGTTTTGCTGGCTCCAGGCCAAGTACAGTtctcctcgcgcacatgctgGTGTCTTGTTTTGCGAGCATGTGGATTTCGAATGTGGCAGCACCAGTGCTCATGTTTTCCTTGGTGCAGCCCATTTTGCGCAACCTGCCACCGCAGTCGCCGTTTGCAACAAGCCTTGTCATGGGAATTGCACTGGCATCCAACATTGGGGGCCAAACGTCGCCCATTGCATCCCCCCAGAATTTGATCGCGTTGGAATACATGGAAGAACCGATTGGCTGGTTGCAATGGTTTGCGATTACAATACCCGTCTCAGGACTGTCGCTCTTGGCACTTTGGGCGTTGCTCTTGTGGAACTTTGGCACGGGCAATAATATCTTGATCAAGCGTATACCTGAACCAAATGAACCATTCCAGAGGACGCAATGGTTTATCTCTGCCGTGTGCCTTGGCACAATCGTGCTGTGGTGTTTGGAGCGGAGTATCGAGTGGATTGTAGGCGATATGGCTGTTATTGCAATCCTTCCGCTTGTGCTTTTTTTCGGAACTGGCATTCTGACCAAAGAAGATTTCAACAATTTTCTGTGGACTATCGTCTTTTTGGCCATGGGCGGTATTGCGCTTGGAAAAGGTGTAGATGCTAGCGGCTTGCTCGCCAACTTGAACGCACTCATTCAGAGGAATGTCGACGGGTTGCCATTTTGGGGcatcctcttcctcttgGTGAGCATTGGTTTGACCGTGGCTACATTCATCTCGCACACCATTGCAGCTGTATTGCTCGTTCCGATTGCTGCAGAGATGGGTGCAAGTCTAGCGGATCCACATCCGCGCCTGCTAATCATGGTCACTGTTCTCACCGCTAGTGCAGCGATGGGACTGCCCATTTCTGGCTTCCCGAATATGACGGCGATTAATTTGGAGGACGAAGTGGGGCAACGATACGTGTCTGTCAAAACATTTTTGCGTGTTGGTGTGCCTGCAAGCATCATTGCGACGACGATTATTGCTACAGTGGGATACTCCATTATGAAATTGTTGGGATTGTAA
- a CDS encoding uncharacterized protein (EggNog:ENOG503NX1R; COG:S) has product MAHDAVGALLAWCAAQGVLLDDRIDVTKVRDKHEDESAWQAESGALAVCARQPIAFNDTIVVIPTSAVLSCKSSDLRHNAFFQEALQDASNDSLHLALCVLYEQLLGDASRFRDYLASFPDHIHSSLTWDKNSTECTWIQGTESARMLQRAAYYQATANPQGWCLARVAAYWDGVGSSILHAVFPGMMQCTWPKFLHAFMLVSSRAFIINVFHGLCMVPIADLFNHTDMHNVQVEAEELVCLKCGASRHKTCRVASAPVTVDIRCIEPVEKSEELINSYGDLSNAALLIKYGFVLDSKTVFEQYGYDIGYPEERAEIEHILAQCTIHFVPTDECVPSSWDSLRCLEPETMASTQRLAQEDSVYPPFCDGDLVLDFVPQAHGVCPLYIDAQGRATWVLWRLCLAAALLEHEVAGIKQLHIWKRI; this is encoded by the exons ATGGCGCACGACGCCGTGGGAGCGCTTTTGGCCTGGTGTGCCGCACAAGGAGTCCTGTTGGATGACCGTATTGACGTAACAAAAGTGCGAGACAAGCACGAGGACGAATCCGCTTGGCAAGCGGAGTCAGGCGCATTGGCTGTATGTGCAAGACAGCCCATCGCTTTCAACGATACCA TTGTCGTCATACCCACAAGCGCTGTACTATCCTGCAAGAGTTCTGACCTCAGACACAATGCTTTTTTTcaagaggcgctgcaggatgCGTCAAATGACTCACTCCATTTGGCACTCTGCGTCCTATatgagcagctgcttggcgaTGCTTCGCGTTTTCGCGATTATCTTGCGTCGTTTCCCGATCATATTCATTCTTCCTTAACATGGGATAAGAATTCAACAGAGTGCACATGGATCCAGGGCACGGAGAGTGCTCGTATGCttcagcgcgccgcatacTATCAAGCCACCGCCAACCCGCAAGGCTGGTGTCTCGCGCGTGTCGCTGCGTACTGGGATGGCGTTGGATCGTCTATATTGCACGCAGTTTTTCCTGGAATGATGCAGTGTACATGGCCTAAATTTTTACATGCGTTCATGCTTGTATCGAGCCGTGCATTTATCATCAACGTATTCCACGGTCTCTGCATGGTACCCATTGCGGATCTATTCAATCACACCGATATGCACAATGTGCAAGTAGAGGCGGAGGAGCTCGTTTGTCTCAAGTGTGGTGCATCCCGGCACAAAACTTGCCGGGTCGCAAGTGCACCTGTTACGGTGGATATTCGCTGCATCGAGCCGGTTGAAAAGTCGGAAGAGCTGATTAATTCATACGGCGATCTGAGCAATGCTGCATTGCTTATCAAGTACGGGTTTGTACTGGATAGCAAGACAGTATTTGAGCAGTACGGGTACGATATTGGGTATCCAGAAGAGCGAGCAGAAATCGAGCATATTCTTGCACAGTGCACGATTCATTTTGTCCCTACCGACGAGTGCGTGCCTAGCTCATGGGATAGTCTTCGCTGTTTGGAACCGGAAACGATGGCATCTACtcagcgccttgcgcaggaGGACAGTGTCTATCCCCCATTCTGCGATGGAGACTTAGTCCTGGATTTTGTGCCGCAAGCACACGGTGTATGTCCATTGTACATCGATGCACAGGGCCGGGCCACCTGGGTCCTATGGCGCCTGTGCCTCGCGGCTGCATTGCTCGAGCACGAAGTAGCTGGGATAAAGCAGCTT CACATATGGAAACGCATCTGA
- the MTM1 gene encoding Carrier protein, mitochondrial (COG:C; EggNog:ENOG503NTYN): MAEEELNDKIITLMDGDPYFSCVEPSHSEAGLQEGEKELLNYKFPLMGASLISGALARATSATLVTPLELLRTRLQATEGSTLAVLEPLYKEMQRKGVSVLWRGLSATLWRDVPFSAIYFSGYEGGRYLLTGGGFGEGHTSSFWHEFGISFGLGATSGSVAAFATHPFDLVKTRLQADADINPRKGANSTSTGSIFSVLQRVVQYEGMPALFRGLSPRLAKVAPSCGIMIGSYEVVGRYLAGLHA, encoded by the coding sequence ATGGCAGAGGAAGAGCTAAATGACAAGATCATCACGCTCATGGATGGAGATCCCTATTTTTCTTGCGTTGAGCCCAGTCACAGCGAAGCAGGATTACAAGAAGGCGAAAAAGAGCTGCTCAACTATAAATTTCCACTAATGGGCGCTTCGTTGATTTCCggtgcgcttgcacgcgcaacCTCCGCGACGCTCGTGACTCCGCTGGAATTACTGCGCACTAGGCTTCAAGCCACGGAGGGAAGCACATTGGCCGTGTTGGAGCCTTTATACAAggaaatgcagcgcaaaggCGTTAGTGTCCTCTGGCGCGGATTGTCCGCCACGCTTTGGCGGGACGTTCCATTCTCTGCTATTTACTTTTCGGGATATGAAGGCGGAAGATATTTGCTTACAGGCGGTGGGTTTGGCGAAGGCCACACATCTTCATTTTGGCACGAATTCGGTATTTCCTTTGGGCTGGGTGCTACCAGTGGGTCTGTCGCTGCATTTGCAACGCATCCATTTGACTTGGTCAAGACGCGCCTGCAAGCAGACGCGGATATTAATCCGCGTAAAGGTGCAAATTCCACATCCACTGGCTCCATTTTCTCCGTGTTGCAACGCGTTGTGCAATACGAAGGAATGCCCGCATTGTTCCGCGGTCTTTCCCCGCGTTTGGCCAAAGTTGCACCATCTTGTGGCATAATGATAGGATCGTATGAAGTGGTTGGCCGCTACTTAGCAGGTTTACATGCATGA
- the fim1 gene encoding fimbrin (EggNog:ENOG503NW26; BUSCO:EOG0926140Q; COG:Z), which yields MEAIKLQRRYPDLYVVTRRKLMCSSQEEMMSLIFKFKQIDVDDKGSLDKQVVVKEVQEIERASYDQVRETLKEVDIDASGRVELEDYVDLIARLRKGSNASAGVATKGRVTVKGSNASTQHSINEDERTEFTRHINMSLDGDPHVGSRLPIPTDTFQLFDEARDGLLLSKLINDAVSDTIDERVLNFGKGGKGPNQFQMTENNNVVIQSAKAIGCSVVNIGPQDITDGREHLILGLIWQIVRRGLLSKIDLKHHPELYRLLEQDEELESFLKLPPDQILLRWFNYHLKAAQWSRRVANFSKDISDAENYAVLLSQIKPDVCDRKPLQEPDLMTRAEMVLQSADKIGCRKYLTPGSMISGNPKLNLAFVAHLFNTWPSLEPLEDTQPMEVEDFDAEGEREARVFTLWLNSLDVQPSVYHLFEDVKDGNVLVQAFDKIVPGSVNWKRISRAREGSELSRFKMVENTNYALEVAKGNNLHLVGIQGADITDGNKTLTLGLVWQIMRLNITKTMAGLSRSGKNVSDLEMLNWANERLKANGKTHTIRSFRDSTLANAKFFLDLLDSLRKGVVDYSLVANGDTEEECRLNAKLAISIARKLGALIFLVPEDIVELRQRLILTFVGSLN from the exons ATGGAAGCAATCAAGTTACAGCGCAGGTACCCTGACTTGTATGTGGTAACGCGGAGAAAACTGATGTGCAGCTCTCAGGAAGAGATGATGTCCCTTATATTCAAGTTTAAGCAGATTGATGTGGATGACAAGGGCAGTCTCGATAAACAAGTGGTTGTGAAAGAGGTGCAAGAAATAGAACGTGCATCGTACGACCAAGTCCGCGAAACCTTGAAAGAAGTGGATATTGATGCGAGTGGACGCGTAGAGCTGGAAGATTATGTGGAT CTTATTGCGCGTTTGCGGAAGGGAAGCAACGCATCTGCTGGCGTTGCCACGAAAGGCCGCGTGACCGTGAAAGGGAGCAACGCATCCACACAACACAGCATCAATGAAGACGAACGCACAGAGTTTACACGCCATATCAATATGAGCTTGGATGGCGATCCTCACGTCGGGTCGAGGCTCCCGATTCCCACGGATACATTTCAACTCTTTGatgaagcgcgcgatggcCTCTTGTTGTCTAAGCTTATTAATGACGCAGTTTCCGATACAATAGATGAGCGGGTACTAAACTTTGGCAAAGGCGGAAAGGGGCCAAACCAGTTCCAAATGACCGAGAACAACAATGTCGTAATTCAGTCCGCAAAGGCAATCGGCTGCAGCGTTGTAAATATTGGACCCCAGGACATCACTGATGGACGCGAGCATCTTATTCTGGGTCTTATTTGGCAGATTGTCCGTCGCGGTTTGTTGAGCAAGATCGATTTGAAGCACCACCCAGAATTGTACCGCCTTTTGGAGCAAGACGAAGAGCTTGAGTCTTTTCTTAAGCTCCCCCCGGACCAAATTTTGCTGCGTTGGTTCAATTACCATCTTAAGGCTGCGCAATGGAGCCGCCGAGTTGCCAATTTTTCCAAGGACATTTCTGACGCGGAGAATTATGCTGTGCTCCTTTCACAAATCAAGCCCGACGTATGCGACCGCAAGCCATTGCAAGAGCCGGATCTCATGACACGCGCTGAAATGGTGCTACAGAGCGCGGACAAGATCGGTTGCCGCAAGTATCTAACTCCCGGCTCGATGATCTCGGGGAACCCGAAACTGAATCTGGCATTTGTCGCACACCTATTCAATACTTGGCCATCGCTCGAGCCACTCGAAGACACACAGCCTATGGAAGTGGAAGACTTTGACGCGGAAGGAGAACGCGAAGCGCGTGTATTCACATTGTGGCTCAACAGCCTTGATGTTCAGCCCTCGGTGTACCATTTGTTCGAGGACGTGAAAGATGGAAACGTACTGGTCCAGGCATTCGATAAAATTGTGCCGGGCTCAGTAAACTGGAAACGCATCTCTCGTGCGCGAGAAGGTAGCGAGCTTTCGCGATTTAAGATGGTGGAAAACACTAACTACGCGCTTGAAGTTGCCAAGGGTAACAATTTGCATCTGGTTGGAATCCAGGGTGCGGACATCACGGATGGAAATAAAACACTGACGCTCGGCCTTGTATGGCAGATTATGCGTCTAAACATTACAAAGACGATGGCTGGGCTGTCGCGAAGTGGAAAAAATGTGTCGGATTTGGAAATGCTGAATTGGGCAAACGAACGTTTGAAAGCGAATGGCAAAACCCACACAATTCGCTCATTCCGTGATTCCACTCTCGCAAACGCAAAGTTCTTTTTGGACTTGCTGGATAGTCTTCGGAAAGGGGTCGTTGACTATTCATTGGTTGCGAATGGCGATACCGAAGAAGAATGCAGACTGAACGCAAAGCTTGCTATTAGCATCGCCCGCAAGCTGGGCGCTTTGATTTTCTTGGTTCCCGAAGATATTGTGGAGCTCCGGCAACGCCTTATTCTCACGTTTGTGGGAAGTCTTA ACTAA
- the IDI1 gene encoding isopentenyl-diphosphate Delta-isomerase (BUSCO:EOG0926458I; EggNog:ENOG503NU8E; COG:Q) has translation MDVEELLLAGHDEEQIRLMEERCIVLDNDDNYVRDGSKKECHLMTNINNGLLHRAFSVFLFDPKIGKLLLQKRASEKITFPNMWTNTCCSHPLAVRSEVDGVAGAKNAAQRKLEHELGIPKEQIKIDQIQYLTRIHYVAPSDGMWGEHEIDYILFITANVTLDVNKNEVEDVQWVTMDDLQKLMNELDPASFTPWFKLIVNEFLFSWWQILLEKRAENGLIDAKTLGHLQDSTIHRLL, from the exons ATGGACGTGGAGGAGCTACTGCTCGCTGGACATGATGAGGAACAAATTCGTCTTATGGAAGAACGTTGCATTGTCCTAGATAATGATGATAATTACGTGCGCGATGGGAGCAAGAAAGAGT GCCATTTGATGACCAACATTAACAACGGTCTCTTACACCGCGCATTTTCAGTATTCCTGTTTGATCCCAAGATCGGAAAACTTCTCTTGCAAAAGCGTGCTTCAGAGAAGATTACATTCCCCAACATGTGGACAAATACGTGCTGTTCGCATCCCTTGGCCGTGCGTTCCGAAGTCGACGGTGTAGCTGGCGCTAAAAATGCTGCTCAAAGGAAACTTGAGCACGAACTTGGTATTCCCAAAGAACAAATTAAGATCGACCAGATTCAGTATCTCACCCGTATTCATTACGTGGCGCCCAGTGATGGCATGTGGGGTGAACACGAAA TCGACTATATTTTGTTCATTACAGCAAACGTGACTTTGGATGTGAATAAAAATGAAGTCGAAGACGTCCAATGGGTTACGATGGACGACCTCCAGAAGCTTATGAATGAACTGGACCCTGCGTCATTCACCCCATGGTTCAAGCTCATTGTGAACGAGTTTTTGTTCTCTTGGTGGCAAATACTGCTTGAAAAACGTGCAGAAAATGGATTAATCGATGCCAAGACACTCGGTCATTTGCAGGATAGCACGATCCATCGCTTGCTATAA
- the DEG1 gene encoding tRNA pseudouridine(38/39) synthase (COG:J; BUSCO:EOG09263UAJ; EggNog:ENOG503NUSU) — MSAYERYNGWSRAQLLRRIMQLEAGEVLTPEPNVGPTAQGIYTHEAEKAKSKKPRPYDVSAQASRKIALRFCYDGAYYSGLAAQSSQVTPLPTVEETIWDAMCIARLVDPEKGMEGAGWSRCGRTDAGVSAAGQVVALWVRSRSMDERTIRSRNEETPVKDELDAMPVRISEEEELPYVATLNRLLPPTIRIQAWSPVSPHFSSRFDCQYRHYKYFFTLGAPHSLTWQRQSSSHFPKRLDITRMRKAAARLVGEHDFRNLCKVDASKQITNFVRRIDGATIDEVAVGWPTTQEAPVHLPVTPANEPMFVLNLRGSAFLYHQVRNIVAVLFMVGAGLEEPTIMDALINVRPGAVLQDHARTINWILSLPDDATPDKILFRALGTPANDLTVFETKPSYEMAADRPLMLWECGFLPTHVSWRADTYDGPFDAISSAKEYTPTLKATSQLHAQWTQTSIHAELYRHFVLSSASTKTSALPSQSTFAAACTPMVPAPADQEPSKQGVQLVPLGNGATRPTTRYIPLTMRPRDVSYEVKNEKWRTGKGKRRAEKKAASGAAQD; from the coding sequence ATGAGCGCTTATGAACGGTACAATGGCTGGTctcgtgcgcagcttcttCGCAGAATTATGCAGCTCGAGGCAGGAGAAGTGCTGACCCCAGAGCCAAATGTCGGTCCTACAGCGCAGGGCATCTACACACACGAAGCTGAAAAGGCCAAATCTAAGAAGCCTCGGCCATATGATGTGTCCGCGCAGGCGAGCCGAAAAATTGCTCTGCGCTTTTGCTACGACGGCGCTTACTACTCGGGCCTTGCTGCACAATCCTCTCAAGTCACGCCACTGCCTACGGTAGAGGAGACCATATGGGACGCAATGTGCATTGCTCGACTTGTGGACCCTGAAAAAGGTATGGAAGGTGCGGGATGGAGCCGGTGCGGTCGTACGGACGCTGGTGTGAGTGCTGCTGGGCAGGTTGTCGCGCTTTGGGTCCGCAGCAGATCCATGGACGAGCGGACTATTCGGTCACGTAATGAAGAAACGCCTGTCAAGGACGAGCTTGATGCAATGCCCGTTCGTATCTCtgaggaagaggagctgCCGTATGTGGCCACCCTGAACCGACTGCTACCCCCCACGATCCGTATCCAAGCATGGTCGCCAGTTTCGCCACATTTTTCTTCCAGGTTTGATTGTCAGTACAGGCACTACAAGTACTTTTTCACGCTCGGAGCACCGCATTCATTGACATGGCAGCGGCAAAGCAGTTCACATTTTCCAAAACGCCTGGACATCACGCGCATGCgaaaagcagcggcgcggctggtAGGCGAGCATGACTTCCGCAACTTGTGTAAAGTAGATGCGAGCAAGCAGATTACCAActttgtgcgccgcatcgacgGCGCAACCATCGACGAGGTTGCGGTTGGCTGGCCCACGACGCAGGAAGCGCCTGTACACTTGCCCGTGACGCCCGCGAACGAGCCCATGTTTGTGCTCAATTTGCGTGGATCTGCATTTCTGTACCACCAGGTGCGCAATATTGTCGCGGTATTATTTATGGTCGGCGCTGGCCTAGAAGAACCAACCATCATGGATGCGTTGATCAATGTACGCCCAGGCGCAGTGCTTCAAGACCATGCACGCACGATTAACTGGATCCTATCCTTACCAGATGATGCCACGCCCGACAAAATCCTTTTTCGTGCACTAGGCACGCCAGCAAACGATCTGACTGTATTCGAGACGAAGCCCAGCTACGAAATGGCCGCGGATCGCCCACTGATGCTGTGGGAATGTGGCTTCCTACCCACACATGTTTCGTGGCGTGCAGATACCTATGACGGGCCTTTTGACGCAATTTCTTCTGCAAAAGAATACACGCCGACACTAAAGGCAACGTCCCAGCTTCATGCGCAATGGACACAGACGAGCATCCACGCGGAGCTTTATCGGCATTTCGTcttgtccagcgcatcTACCAAAACATCCGCATTACCTTCACAATCTACAtttgcagcggcatgcacGCCCATGgtacctgcgcctgctgaCCAAGAACCCTCTAAGCAGGGAGTACAATTGGTACCGCTTGGGAATGGTGCGACGCGACCTACCACGCGCTACATCCCACTCACTATGCGCCCGCGTGATGTCTCCTACGAAGTGAAAAACGAGAAATGGCGCACGGGCAAAGGGAAACGACGCGCAGAGAAAAAAGCAGCCAGTGGGGCCGCGCAGGACTGA